A genomic stretch from Helianthus annuus cultivar XRQ/B chromosome 1, HanXRQr2.0-SUNRISE, whole genome shotgun sequence includes:
- the LOC110884445 gene encoding ethylene-responsive transcription factor WIN1 produces the protein MKQLHILIMVQSKKFRGVRQRQWGSWVSEIRHPLLKRRIWLGTFETAEAAARAYDQAAILMNGQSAKTNFPATNKNFSGNNNHSPPPQTEIPAATLAAKLRKCCKDPSPSLTCLRLDSDNSHFGVWQKRPGKGSGSGWVMKVELGGKRKEGAVEETSTVVEDGGSGDPEIDEENKAVMQMIEELLNWNSTPPSLCIVNG, from the exons ATGAAGCAACTTCACATATTAATCATGGTacaatcaaagaagttcagaggTGTCAGGCAAAGGCAATGGGGTTCCTGGGTATCTGAGATTAGACACCCACTCTT AAAGAGAAGAATTTGGCTTGGAACATTTGAGACAGCAGAGGCAGCAGCTAGAGCATATGATCAAGCAGCCATCTTAATGAACGGCCAAAGTGCAAAAACAAACTTTCCGGCCACCAACAAGAACTTTTCCGGCAACAACAACCACTCTCCACCACCACAGACAGAGATTCCAGCGGCCACTTTAGCCGCTAAACTGCGTAAATGCTGCAAAGATCCATCACCTTCACTCACATGTTTACGTCTTGACAGTGATAACTCTCACTTTGGAGTGTGGCAGAAACGTCCTGGAAAAGGGTCCGGGTCGGGTTGGGTGATGAAAGTGGAGCTTGGTGGCAAGAGGAAGGAGGGAGCGGTGGAGGAAACAAGTACGGTGGTGGAGGATGGTGGCTCCGGTGATCCAGAAATAGATGAAGAAAATAAAGCAGTAATGCAAATGATTGAAGAGTTGCTTAACTGGAATTCAACTCCACCTTCACTTTGTATAGTCAATGGTTAG